The Ananas comosus cultivar F153 linkage group 20, ASM154086v1, whole genome shotgun sequence region TCCTCGctgtcctcttcttcttcctcgtacACTTCTTTGCTCGCCCACTGCTTCTTCGCATTCCCGATACTAGAATTAGTAGCAGCGGCAGCAGCTGTAGGGGGAACCAAATTAGGTGCTTTCCGAACAATTTTAGCCGGTGGCGCCTTCTGCAAAACTGGGTTATGTTTCCTCTTAGGGTTAGGGGTCTTTGCGGCACCAGATTCGGCTTCGTCGGTGGTATGGGGGGTGTTCTTGCCGATGTTTTCATCTGAATTGTGGTTCGGGTGCTCACGTCTTAGATGAAGGTTGAGTTTGTACTCGTGAATATAAGCTTTTCCACAGCCGTCGTAAGGGCAAGCGTACGGGCGGTCGGAGGTGGCAGAAGCATAATTTGGTGCAGGGGTTTTCGGGGTGGTGTGGACTTTCTCTGCTGGCGGAGTATGCTTAGGTGCATCAATGGCTGCGTTCTGAAAAATGATAGAGatggacacacacacacacacaaaaaaaaggaaagatttATTATTAACACATCGCTGTAGAACTTTGCAACCAGTAAATTGGCAGTGAAAATAGCAAGTTTGTGGCCTCATTtgccaccctttttttttttctttttctttttctgactCAAAATCTGTGGTGGTTGATTGTTTACACCCTATACACATCTATAGGATTTCTTTGGCAACAGAAAACAAACAGCAGTAATCAGCAATAACAATAACCAATTATATGTAATTTAAGTTTcaagaaacaaaaataagagAAGCCAGTACCAAATGATGTTGCCTATCAAATTCATAAAGTTATATCTCAGTGACTTCCGAatgttttcaagaaaaaaaatttgactgcATATTTATCAACACGTCCATACTGAAGATAAAAGCAACTGGACAGTTTTTGAGTTTCAATAGGTTACCAATCGGAAgagacaaaagaagaaaaggtgaGTAAGAGCAATCTTACCTTTTCATGTTGGGTCTTGATGTGAGTTCTCAATTTGCATTCATTTGTATATCTTTTCCCACATTCTGGGTAAGGACAAACATGATAGTTCTCCAATGAATGTGTTTTCATGTGGGCTCTTAAGTTAAAATCCAATGAGAAAGCCTGCAATTTAGAGATTCCAGATcatcaattcttttttttttctttttctttttttttgaaggttAAGTCATCGATTCACGCAATTATATAATCAACCCATTCACCTGGACCTAGAGAGGAACTCAggttagcattccaacaatcaCAAAGATGAGAAAGAATGATTTATGATATtcgggggaaaaaaaaaccaagtaaTAAGAAGATGAACTTTCTTCTTGTTCGTCTTGATGAGACAGTCCCTCCATTAATTTTACGGTTGATAACAAACTTAGTCCTTGAAGTTTGACACTACTTAAAAACGGCCTTGGTGCTTCAGTTCTAACAATTTAGTGCCTCAAGTTGTCCCCTATAACAATTTAGTTCTCTaacattttatttgaaaaaggaCAACATGCCGGTGGTATCATCATCAGAGCTCGTTGCCATGTCAGCTTTTTAGAGGGTTCAATCTCAACATTGATAATGATGTGGTATTTTTCTGGAGGTAGATCAATGGGAGGACTTAAGCTATTACGTAGTAAAACTTCAGCTATTAAACTGATACAGTTAAACTTTAGTGTTTGGTAACAGAATAATGTTTGAAGGGACAAATATTCTTATTCTTGGAATAACTCAACATTCTAGAAtagagagaggaataaaaggAATTTTGTGTTTAGTTCGATGTATCCTTATTCCCTAGGAAAACCAAAATTATGTTTGGTTATTTTCTTAAGAATAGTAGAGAAGAGTGGAAAAAGTGCGGTATGGAGAATGAGGCGACAGGGTGGATGAAAGTGGGGTAAAGTGTAGTGTGGACTGTGGAGAACAAGACGAAGGATAAACTGGAGAATAGCCTAATTCCAAGGGTGAGAAGGAATAGTTGTTAACGGttgaaaagaataaattattccTGTCAAATTTTACTGTTATTGGCAGAATAGACGGGATAAACTGTCTTATTCTCTGGATATTCTTTTCTAAAACAGGGCCTGAGGACATATATGGAGCTATGATCAAactttacaaaataatttagttcAACCATTTCTCAGTAGGATGATCACCCTCTTCCAAAAGATGTGATGGCTTATTTCATTACATTGTTCGAT contains the following coding sequences:
- the LOC109725707 gene encoding uncharacterized zinc finger protein At4g06634 isoform X2, whose protein sequence is MEFQAHHYPFERRPAIRDRTPAVRWCKEWIPQELVATGGKCSLLKWVREDKLKALEEKAEEPKVEELKPEPTTEVLFLCSYEGCGKTFIDVGALRKHAHIHGEKQHVCHFEGCGKKFLDSSKLKRHFLIHTGERDFVCPHEGCGKAFSLDFNLRAHMKTHSLENYHVCPYPECGKRYTNECKLRTHIKTQHEKNAAIDAPKHTPPAEKVHTTPKTPAPNYASATSDRPYACPYDGCGKAYIHEYKLNLHLRREHPNHNSDENIGKNTPHTTDEAESGAAKTPNPKRKHNPVLQKAPPAKIVRKAPNLVPPTAAAAATNSSIGNAKKQWASKEVYEEEEEDSEETEEDRDNIEEGWRNREANGDDEETEDED
- the LOC109725707 gene encoding uncharacterized zinc finger protein At4g06634 isoform X1 gives rise to the protein MEFQAHHYPFERRPAIRDRTPAVRWCKEWIPQELVATGGKCSLLKWVREDKLKALEEKAEEPKVEELKPEPTTEVLFLCSYEGCGKTFIDVGALRKHAHIHGEKQHVCHFEGCGKKFLDSSKLKRHFLIHTGERDFVCPHEGCGKVQAFSLDFNLRAHMKTHSLENYHVCPYPECGKRYTNECKLRTHIKTQHEKNAAIDAPKHTPPAEKVHTTPKTPAPNYASATSDRPYACPYDGCGKAYIHEYKLNLHLRREHPNHNSDENIGKNTPHTTDEAESGAAKTPNPKRKHNPVLQKAPPAKIVRKAPNLVPPTAAAAATNSSIGNAKKQWASKEVYEEEEEDSEETEEDRDNIEEGWRNREANGDDEETEDED